Proteins found in one uncultured Desulfuromonas sp. genomic segment:
- a CDS encoding YcxB family protein, producing the protein MKQVLPIQCLYAFDQTVWLEFARAHYANQPGVRWRAVLSVMCVVAGCAGVAGYYPNKISAMLLLLTGFIGLSATNLLALRRVGQARRHPFFGKMVTVIIDDDEVTLRCGDQGMVQPWQNFTRYRQVKAGMLLYYGPDSFIMIPQSALSDTAWKTVVEVLKKNEVVALSGRI; encoded by the coding sequence GTGAAACAGGTACTGCCGATCCAGTGTCTCTATGCATTTGATCAGACCGTATGGCTCGAATTTGCTCGTGCTCATTATGCCAATCAACCCGGCGTGCGCTGGCGTGCTGTTTTGAGTGTGATGTGTGTCGTGGCCGGGTGTGCCGGTGTGGCGGGATACTATCCGAATAAAATCAGCGCCATGTTGCTCTTGCTCACGGGATTTATCGGCTTGTCGGCAACCAACCTGCTGGCTTTGCGCCGGGTCGGACAGGCGCGGCGGCATCCGTTTTTCGGTAAGATGGTCACTGTGATCATCGATGACGATGAGGTCACGTTGCGCTGCGGTGATCAGGGCATGGTGCAACCCTGGCAGAACTTCACCCGCTATCGGCAGGTGAAAGCTGGGATGCTGCTCTATTACGGGCCGGACAGCTTCATCATGATTCCGCAGTCGGCGTTATCCGATACCGCTTGGAAAACCGTGGTCGAGGTGCTGAAGAAAAATGAGGTTGTCGCCCTGTCAGGCCGGATCTGA
- a CDS encoding DUF6691 family protein encodes MELIIGLITGFFFGFLLQKGQVLRFERQVGFLLLKDMTIIKFMATAVIVGMVGIYACHAAGLISLSLKATHVGAVIIGGLIFGVGWAIAGFCPGTSVGALAEGRFHAIWAILGMLVGAAAYAEVYPSLKTNILSWGNYGKITLPQVLGVSAWLIIAAWIIAVVAFFTWTEKKGL; translated from the coding sequence ATGGAACTGATTATTGGATTGATCACCGGATTTTTCTTCGGTTTCCTGTTGCAAAAAGGTCAGGTGTTGCGCTTTGAACGCCAGGTTGGCTTTCTGCTGCTTAAAGACATGACGATCATCAAGTTCATGGCCACAGCGGTCATTGTCGGGATGGTCGGCATCTACGCCTGCCATGCTGCGGGACTGATCAGCCTGAGTCTGAAAGCAACCCATGTCGGGGCCGTCATCATCGGCGGATTGATCTTTGGTGTTGGCTGGGCAATCGCCGGTTTCTGCCCCGGCACATCCGTTGGGGCTCTGGCCGAAGGGCGCTTTCACGCTATTTGGGCAATTCTCGGCATGTTGGTCGGTGCAGCGGCCTACGCGGAGGTCTACCCGAGCTTGAAAACCAATATTCTCAGTTGGGGCAATTACGGTAAAATTACCCTGCCTCAGGTTCTTGGCGTGTCTGCGTGGTTGATCATTGCCGCATGGATTATTGCGGTTGTGGCCTTCTTCACCTGGACGGAGAAAAAGGGCCTTTAA
- a CDS encoding YeeE/YedE thiosulfate transporter family protein encodes MSLLRKASWSPYLAGALVGILAVLSVVVTTVVLDKGKYLGASTTFVRASGLIEQAVAPQHVADNAYFQSKKVKVDWQMLFVLGIFAGAFISSRLGGSAKSESVPPIWRERFGNSALKRGVGAFIGGAILLFGARMAGGCPSGHGLSGNMQLSVSSLLALVFFMVGGIITARLLYGKGGQ; translated from the coding sequence ATGAGTTTACTGAGAAAAGCATCCTGGAGTCCGTACCTGGCCGGTGCCCTGGTCGGGATTCTGGCTGTGCTGTCCGTCGTGGTCACAACAGTTGTTCTTGATAAGGGCAAATATCTTGGTGCATCCACGACTTTTGTCCGTGCATCGGGCCTGATCGAACAGGCGGTGGCGCCACAGCACGTCGCGGATAACGCCTATTTCCAGAGCAAAAAGGTCAAAGTGGACTGGCAGATGCTCTTTGTCCTCGGCATCTTTGCCGGAGCCTTTATCTCCTCGCGTCTGGGAGGCAGCGCTAAAAGTGAATCGGTACCGCCGATCTGGCGGGAGCGGTTTGGCAACAGCGCCCTGAAACGGGGCGTTGGTGCCTTTATCGGCGGGGCGATCCTATTGTTCGGTGCGCGGATGGCCGGTGGCTGCCCCAGCGGTCATGGTCTTTCCGGCAACATGCAGCTGTCGGTCAGTAGTCTGCTGGCTCTGGTCTTTTTCATGGTCGGCGGCATCATCACGGCACGCTTACTTTACGGGAAAGGAGGACAATGA
- the rimK gene encoding 30S ribosomal protein S6--L-glutamate ligase, with translation MKICILSRNPALYSTSKLVEACKQRGHDVEVIDPLLCYMVIASHHPTIHYKGRELTDFDAVIPRIGASITFYGTAVVRQFEMMGVFCINESVAISRSRDKLRSLQLLARKGIGLPVTGFAHSTKFTGDLISQVGGAPLVVKLLEGTQGVGVVLAETQNAAESVIEAFRGLKQNILVQEFVKEANSCDIRCFVVGERVVAAMMRKGRAGDFRSNLHRGGSVLTVKLTPEERSTAVRAAKIMGLNVAGVDILRSNHGPVVMEVNSSPGLEGIETATEIDVAGKMIQWIEKNCASGTTRTRGKG, from the coding sequence ATGAAAATTTGTATTCTGTCGCGTAACCCCGCCCTCTACTCTACCAGCAAGCTGGTCGAAGCCTGTAAACAACGTGGCCACGACGTTGAAGTGATTGATCCACTGCTCTGCTACATGGTGATCGCTTCGCATCACCCCACCATTCACTACAAAGGCCGCGAGCTGACCGATTTTGACGCGGTCATCCCGCGCATTGGCGCATCCATCACCTTTTACGGCACCGCGGTTGTCCGCCAATTTGAGATGATGGGCGTGTTCTGCATCAACGAGTCAGTGGCCATCAGCCGCTCGCGTGACAAGCTGCGCTCGTTGCAGTTGCTGGCCCGTAAAGGGATCGGCCTGCCCGTCACCGGCTTTGCCCACTCCACCAAATTTACCGGCGACCTGATCTCCCAGGTGGGCGGCGCTCCGCTGGTGGTTAAACTGCTCGAAGGCACTCAAGGCGTCGGTGTGGTTTTGGCTGAAACCCAAAACGCGGCGGAAAGCGTTATCGAAGCATTCCGCGGCCTTAAGCAAAATATCCTGGTGCAGGAATTCGTCAAAGAAGCCAACTCGTGCGACATCCGCTGCTTTGTTGTCGGCGAGAGAGTGGTTGCCGCGATGATGCGTAAAGGCCGGGCCGGTGATTTTCGCTCAAATCTGCATCGCGGCGGCAGCGTGCTGACTGTCAAGCTGACCCCGGAAGAGCGCTCCACGGCGGTACGCGCCGCCAAGATCATGGGCCTCAATGTCGCCGGTGTCGATATCCTGCGTTCCAACCACGGCCCGGTGGTGATGGAGGTCAACTCCTCGCCCGGTCTGGAGGGAATTGAAACGGCCACGGAAATCGATGTGGCCGGTAAGATGATTCAGTGGATTGAAAAAAATTGTGCTTCCGGCACTACGCGGACACGGGGTAAAGGGTAG
- a CDS encoding ATP-dependent zinc protease: METQSVVGWREWLCLPQLNIPWIKAKIDTGARTSALHTCFVEEFTRDNQHWVRFRLHPLQGATTPELNCEAVVKDRRTVTDSGGHREQRYVIETSVRLGDQQWPIEITLTNRETMRFRMLLGRTAMDDLLVDPSRSYCFDRPDKETLNSVYPQGDVK; the protein is encoded by the coding sequence ATGGAAACACAATCGGTCGTTGGATGGCGCGAATGGCTGTGCCTGCCTCAACTGAATATACCGTGGATCAAGGCCAAAATCGACACCGGTGCCCGCACCTCGGCATTGCATACCTGTTTTGTTGAAGAGTTTACCCGCGACAATCAGCACTGGGTTCGATTTCGTCTTCATCCCCTGCAAGGCGCCACCACACCCGAGCTGAACTGTGAAGCCGTGGTCAAGGACCGGCGGACGGTGACCGACTCCGGCGGTCACCGTGAGCAACGCTATGTTATTGAGACCTCCGTACGCCTCGGTGACCAGCAGTGGCCGATTGAAATCACTCTGACCAACCGCGAAACCATGCGCTTTCGCATGCTGCTTGGCCGCACCGCCATGGATGACCTGCTGGTCGATCCGAGTCGATCTTATTGTTTTGACCGCCCCGATAAAGAGACCCTGAACTCTGTCTATCCCCAGGGAGATGTAAAATGA